CATATAAGGTATAACTGAGAATACCCGCTAAGGAGAAAACAGTCAGCGGCATCATACCTTTACGGGCTCCAGCTGGAATCAACAGTCCAATGGCCAACAGAATTAAGGAAAGAAGGACCAGGGATATTTCAGGCGTGAGCACTGTTGTAATATTGAACATTAGAACAACCCTCCCATCTTCGCCTGACTCACCATCTCAAGGACCTTGGCAAGGCCTGAGGAGGTAACTCCGGTATTAATCATACCCAAGACTAAGTTGGGGAATATCCCGCCAACAAAGATCACGAAGCCAAATACAACTAAAGGCACCAGTTCCGGCCCGCGAATGTCTTTTAGATAATCCCATTCGGAGCGGCGGGGTCCAAAGAGGACATTGGCAATGGTTCTCAAGATGTAGACTGCCGTGAAGATAATCCCAGCAATCCCTAACACTGTTTGCACAGGCAAAGCCTTAATAGAGCCCATGAAGATGGTAAATTCAGCAATAAAATTAACCGTGCCGGGCAATCCCAGGGAAGCCATCCCTGCAATCATGAAACCAATGGCCAAACGGGGCATCTGATGCGCCAGTCCGCCCAAATCGGCAATATTGCGGGTATGTGTTTTCTCATAGATGAACCCGATCATGGAGAAGAAGAGAGCTGCCATCACACCATGGGCAAACATCATTGCCACAGCTCCTGTTGCCGCAGTAGGACTCAAGGCGGCCACAGCGATGATAACATATCCCATATGGCTGACGGATGAATATCCCACCACATATTTCAGGTCTTTTTGAGCCAAAGCAATAAAGGCGGCATACAGGACACTGACCACAGCCAGAGTAGCTATATAAGGCGCCCAGAACTTAGCACCAATGGGCAGGACAAAAATACCTAAGCGAATTAAACCGTAGCCCCCGATCTTCTTCAAGACCCCGGCGTGAATCATACTCACTGCCGTAGGTGCTCCGGCATAACCATCAGGAGACCAGGAGTGGAAAGGAAACATGGAAATCAAGGAACCAAAACCTACAATCATTAAAGCAAAGGCAACTTTTTGGAAAGCCGGACTGTAGAGGTCCTGCCGGGCTGCCAGCTGATCAAACATAAAGGTAGGATTGCCGTTTGAACCTGCTGCCAAGTAGAGAGCGACCATGCCAACCAAGAGGAAAGCCGATCCAATCAGCAGGAAAATGGTCAGTTTCATAGCGGCGTATTCCTTAGTAACCCGTTTGGTGCTCCCCCAGATGATAACCATGATGTAGATTGGGATAACCACAATTTCATAGAAAAGGAAGAAGATAAACAGATCCCGGGCAATGAAGGTGCCCATGACACCGGCAATCAGAATAAGGAGCAGGATAAAGAACTCTTTGACACGCTTGTCAATATTCCAGGAAGCATAGATAGACGAAAAACCAATCAGGTTTGTGAGCAGCAGCATGGGTAAACTTATGCCATCCACACCCAAAGCTAAGGTCACGCCCAAATCCGGAACCCAGGGAATGGTCAGCGTGTACTGCATTCCCCCCTGCGCCCAATCATAGGCTGCAAAGGCATAAAGAGAAAGCACTAAGGATACGAACATACCCAGAGCGGCTACGATTTTTATAGTTTTTGTCTCTTCCTTGGGCAGGAAAACAATGGTTAGCATAGCCACGAGGGGTGCCAGCAGCGTGAAGGGCAGGATCATGGATATTGAACTCACTGTTGGTAGTGCTGGTAGTGCAGACATTATTTCACACCTCCTAGCGTCGCTAAGGGGTTAAGCGCCGATAGTTGACCTTCCCCAAAGACAAAGACCATGAAGATAATTACGACTGCGAAGAAGAACACCATAGCATAGGTTTGCAGCTGTCCGGTATTGGTACGGCGCAAAACTTTGCCGCTGCCCCGGGTAATTAAAGCCAGGCCATTGACAATGCCGTCCACGATGTAGATATCAAACCAGTAGAGAACTTTGCCCAGGCCATCCATAATGTAGTGAATAAGCCAGAGATAGATCTCATCAATGTAGTATTTATTCTTCAGTAATTTGTAGACGCCAGGGAAGCGTGCCACCATGTCCTCAGCGGAGATGGCTTTCACCACATAGATCGCGTAAGCTAAGGCGATACCTAAAAGTCCGGCTACGACGGAAATACCGGCTAAGCCCCAGGCTATCCCTTCATGCTCAAATTCTCCATAGTGGATAAAGAAGCCGAAATTATGCTCCGGCAGAGCCACAAAGCCGCCAAAAAC
This Desulfosporosinus orientis DSM 765 DNA region includes the following protein-coding sequences:
- a CDS encoding complex I subunit 4 family protein codes for the protein MSALPALPTVSSISMILPFTLLAPLVAMLTIVFLPKEETKTIKIVAALGMFVSLVLSLYAFAAYDWAQGGMQYTLTIPWVPDLGVTLALGVDGISLPMLLLTNLIGFSSIYASWNIDKRVKEFFILLLILIAGVMGTFIARDLFIFFLFYEIVVIPIYIMVIIWGSTKRVTKEYAAMKLTIFLLIGSAFLLVGMVALYLAAGSNGNPTFMFDQLAARQDLYSPAFQKVAFALMIVGFGSLISMFPFHSWSPDGYAGAPTAVSMIHAGVLKKIGGYGLIRLGIFVLPIGAKFWAPYIATLAVVSVLYAAFIALAQKDLKYVVGYSSVSHMGYVIIAVAALSPTAATGAVAMMFAHGVMAALFFSMIGFIYEKTHTRNIADLGGLAHQMPRLAIGFMIAGMASLGLPGTVNFIAEFTIFMGSIKALPVQTVLGIAGIIFTAVYILRTIANVLFGPRRSEWDYLKDIRGPELVPLVVFGFVIFVGGIFPNLVLGMINTGVTSSGLAKVLEMVSQAKMGGLF